GATGGCTCGGTCAGCAAGCTCATCAAAGTCGTCACCAATGGGAGGTCCTCAGCCTCGCGAGCACCTGCGAGGGGGCGCCCTTCGTGGCGGCAACGGCAAGCTGCGTGGTGGCTCCTTGGCCGCCGTGGGGCTGCGCCGCGATGCGCGGCCATGCTGCCGAGATGGAGGCCGCGTGTGCCACAAGTTGCGTGGTGCCTCCTTGGCCGCCGTGGGGGCTGCGCCGCGATGCGTGGCCATGCTACCAAGATGGAGGCGCGTGCGCCGCCGTGCTCCGCTTCGCCCACATGCCGGTGCTGATGCTAACGAGCAGCCGCGAGCCGGACCGGATCTGGTTCATGGTAGCCTTTTCTCCTTTTTCTCATCTTCCTCTCAGATTCTCAACCGCCGCCACCCATTCCCTCATTCTTTTCCCCTTCCTGCAAGAGCTGACGCCTGCGACCTCCTGTGGGTAGGCCACTTGCTAATCCGTGCACCGGAACTTTCTATAGCATCGCGGGCGCCGTGGATGCGATATGGCTTCCTTCAGGCAGTTCGCTCCCCGGACGATGGCCCCACCGCTTTCCCGTCGGCTGGTGCGGCATGTGGGCGCTCGATGACCTGCCTTGCGGCAGCCTGCTCGGGATGTGGGACAGCGGCATCGCCTGGAAGCTGCCCCGCCACCACCCAGATGGACGAGCTGCAGACGGCGGCGAGGGGCTGCACGCCGGCGAGCAGCAGAAGGCTAGACTGCGGTTCGTTATGCCGTCCGCCTCCTATCCATCTGTGATATGTGTACCTACGCGTACAAGGCCGTGTGAAGGGGAAACGAGTTTGTTGATGATTGGTCCCCTTCACGCCTGGTCGACCCGGCTGCTTCATGCTTTTTTGACTCCAATGTACTATGGTTGTTCATGTTAGGCTGTTCCTTGATCGTTTGATTTATGGATGCCAGAGTGTGCTCCCAGCTGCTGGTGTCACGCCTCTCCTCGCTATGCCATAGGCGCCTGTCTGGTGAATTTTCTCCTGCTGAACTTGCCTGCTTCCGGTTGGCGGTGTGATGCCTCTCCTTGCCACGCCATATCCACACATCTGGTGAGTTTCTCCTACCGAACTTGCGGAACTTAACTCTTAGCTGAAGGAACGGAACAACAAATACAGATTTTCCTGATTAAATCAAGATGGATCTAAGCAAGATGTAAAATTTATCTACTGATGAAATCGTTGTAAACGGTTGCAGTGTCTAATAGAACTTCAGATGGATCAAATTATTGTTCTTATTCTACTCTCCAAATGTTCGGTATGTGAGAGAGTGACTTCTTATGCCTGATTAAATGATGTTGATTTGTCATAGCTAGATGTAAAGATAGATCACTGTTAGATAGTTATACATGTGCATACCTCTGAAACAGAAACATATTTGGTTTCTACTCCTGCTAGCTAGGAGCATACTTTTAGAACTATTGCTATTCAATTGATTATTTTTACTTACATGCTTCATTGTGTAAAGTCTCTGCCAAAGAAAATATTAAACTGAACCATGTTTGGTGCAAGATAGAAGACTCTCTATATACATAACCAGTTGTCCACTAACTGACCTGTAGCTGGCTAACTAAGcaatttcatatttttatttCTCTAACCAGATTCTGTTAGCTTATTAGTATGAAATTTTACATTTGTAACTTTCCTGGTCATACTACTATTCAATTTCACCATATTATGATCGGGAATTTTCTGTAGCTGTCCATAGAGCTTTATCCCaagatagtactccctccgtccataaatataTGTCTtatatttgtctaaatttggatgtatctatacactaaatagtgTCTATATACATCTAAAATTTGATAAATCTAAGACATCTATTTATAGACAGAGGTAGTATAATTGTTTCTTAGTTATCAAGAATCTCGTGATTTCTTTTCCTGAATTGCCTGGGACTCATGTCACAGTTATGGTTTCCTTTCTCATTTGTTGAGCAATATATGCATGGCAGTAGTGAACCCTTTGTAAGTGTCAGTATAAGCCCTTTTGATGTTGTAACCAGTGAAAAGATTATATTGCGGGAAAAGAGAAAATCAAGGTCTGCTTGATTTGGTGATTTGGTTCAGCAGTCTGGGCTGTGAAAACCCAGCAATACTATCACATATGATTGAAAAGGAAAATCATGAATTGGAAATATATATGCCGTCTCGACTAATCAGATGTGATCTATGCTTTTAGCCATGTTTCTGCACTCTTAGTTGTCAAACATGACTGTACTGGAGATTCATCTTTGCTAAGAAGGAATTCAGTTTCAAGTTTTCATACGGAAGAACTTCCATTACACACTGGAATAGTACTGCAGCTATCAGCTTTTAGCTATGCCAATACATGTGCTCCGTTTTAGTGAATAGCTTTTCCATACTAAGGACACCTAAACCATATGGTAATTGCTATAGGAAAAGCATATAAGAGCGAGTTGCATTTTCCTAGGCATTTTGTGTCTACTGCTTGGATATGTATAATGTTTTCTCCAGTCTTCACAAACCAACATTATAGACGTTTTAGTATCACATGGTTTGAAGTAGGTAGTGTACCTGTCTTTATTGAATTGTAGTATTTTTCAAACTGTTGACTTGGGGATGCATTTGGTGGGCCTCAGATTTTTAAACTGTGCTAGCTCCTCTCATTGACCAAATAGCATCATCTTTCTTACTGCACTGAATTTAGAAATCAAATCTATCCAAGCACCAGGCATGCTGAAGATATATAAATTGTTTTTACATTGAGATATTTCATTTTTGTGCATATATTGTATCAAATATCTGCTCAAATTGTTTCTGTATCTGAATTTAATATACCAGTTATCTTGAAGGCTGTAATGCATAATACGTTTCAGTTTTCATCACACATAAATACAATTTTCTTAGTACTTAACAATAAG
This region of Lolium perenne isolate Kyuss_39 chromosome 2, Kyuss_2.0, whole genome shotgun sequence genomic DNA includes:
- the LOC127333472 gene encoding uncharacterized protein, which gives rise to MAQHGDKSCWPRRGPEWLLKPVEEEDPSMPTGKDHLGYVLSPGRLLALPHAPPLGDKLYRSSMARSASSSKSSPMGGPQPREHLRGGALRGGNGKLRGGSLAAVGLRRDARPCCRDGGRVCHKLRGASLAAVGAAPRCVAMLPRWRRVRRRAPLRPHAGADANEQPRAGPDLVHGSLFSFFSSSSQILNRRHPFPHSFPLPARADACDLLWVGHLLIRAPELSIASRAPWMRYGFLQAVRSPDDGPTAFPSAGAACGRSMTCLAAACSGCGTAASPGSCPATTQMDELQTAARGCTPASSRRLDCGSLCRPPPIHL